The following coding sequences lie in one Deinococcus malanensis genomic window:
- a CDS encoding response regulator: MPAPCHYLLIDDSPTDRLLAEEAFEHVGLDCSLTTVEGGRQALDHLRSATVQPDVILLDINMPGMSGFEVLEELKRDPVFRLIPVVMLTTSSARSDVTRAYSLHASSYLVKSLVLGEFLAQVEAFLKYWQANRVSDAQ, from the coding sequence ATGCCGGCCCCCTGCCACTACCTCCTGATTGACGACAGCCCCACTGACCGGCTGCTCGCAGAGGAAGCCTTCGAGCACGTCGGCCTGGATTGCTCCCTCACCACCGTAGAAGGTGGGCGTCAGGCCCTGGATCACCTCCGGAGCGCAACCGTGCAGCCCGACGTGATCCTGCTGGACATCAATATGCCGGGAATGAGTGGATTTGAGGTGCTCGAGGAACTCAAGCGTGATCCTGTTTTCCGGCTCATTCCGGTGGTGATGCTTACCACCTCCAGCGCGAGGAGTGATGTGACGCGGGCGTACAGCCTGCATGCGAGCTCGTACCTGGTGAAGTCGCTTGTGCTGGGGGAGTTTCTGGCGCAAGTGGAGGCGTTCTTAAAGTACTGGCAGGCAAACCGGGTCTCGGACGCGCAGTAG
- a CDS encoding response regulator — MASVPQHYLLIDDSATDQLLAQEAFAQLQPHSTLTCVSGGTEARELLESGSSLPDVILLDINMPGINGFQLLEWLKDQPNLRRIPVVMLSTSSAEQDVRQAYSLHASSYLVKSASFEAFVVQVEAFLGFWQATKVAHQQA, encoded by the coding sequence ATGGCGTCCGTCCCACAGCATTACCTGTTGATCGACGACAGCGCGACGGACCAACTCCTCGCGCAGGAAGCTTTCGCGCAATTACAACCGCACTCCACACTGACCTGCGTGTCGGGTGGAACAGAAGCACGCGAGCTCCTGGAGTCCGGTTCCTCCCTCCCGGATGTCATCCTCCTGGACATCAACATGCCGGGAATAAATGGCTTTCAGCTCCTGGAGTGGTTGAAAGATCAACCGAATCTCCGCAGGATTCCAGTCGTGATGCTCAGCACTTCGTCTGCGGAGCAGGACGTGCGTCAGGCGTACAGTCTGCACGCGAGTTCGTACTTGGTGAAGTCGGCGTCGTTCGAGGCGTTCGTGGTGCAGGTGGAAGCTTTTTTAGGGTTCTGGCAGGCGACGAAGGTGGCGCACCAGCAAGCGTGA